In Euphorbia lathyris chromosome 9, ddEupLath1.1, whole genome shotgun sequence, the following are encoded in one genomic region:
- the LOC136205931 gene encoding probable leucine-rich repeat receptor-like protein kinase At5g63930, with product MGSISYGLFILVFLLLIHQCLGVNTEGQFLLDIKSKFIHGSNHLSDWNPNDSTPCEWTGVNCTYDYYNPVVYSLNLSFKNLSGSLSPSIGGLVGLIYLDLSFNGLSKNIPSEIGNCSNLQILRLNNNLLEGQIPVELVKLSSLTIFNISNNRISGPFPENIGDLLSLSQLICYSNNITGSLPASFGNLKNLTTFRAGQNLISGSFPPEIGGCEKLQVLGLAQNQLSGEIPRELGMLKNLQDIVLWGNLLSGSIPKELSNCTNLVTLALYDNNLFGPIPKELGDLVFLQKLYLYRNHLNGSIPKEIGNLSSAIEIDFSENMLTGEIPIELAKITGLHLLYLFENKLTGVIPDELTTLSNLTRVDLSINNLTGTIPVGFQYLKQLIMLQLFNNSLFGSIPQGLGVYGKLWVVDLSNNYLTGNIPPHLCRNEYLFFLNMGSNNLTGYIPTSVVNCKTLAQLYLAENDLMGNFPTDLCKLVNLSSLDLEQNKFTGPIPPEIGYCGGLKRLHLSGNYFIGELPRQIGKLSQLVIFNVSSNLLTGTIPPEVFSCKMLQRLDLSRNNFVGVLPSEIGGLYQLELLKLSDNRISGVIPPEVGNLSRLTELQMGGNLFSGSIPAELGELSSLQIALNLSYNNLSGSIPEELGNLVLLEFLFLDNNHLSGEIPGSLTNLSSLLGCNFSYNDLSGPLPSLPLFLNTANTSFLGNQGICGGPLVNCTQSPSFYPSSDTEVRRDRLGKIIAIIAAVIGGVSLILIAVIIYFMRRPVEIGGPLQDRPFSCPVSDIYFSPREGFTFQDLVSATKGFDDSFVIGRGACGTVYRAVLPCGRTIAVKRLASNREGSTIDNSFRAEILTLGKIRHRNIVKLHGFCYHQGSNLLLYEYMEKGSLGELLHGGSYSLDWPTRFKIGLGSAQGLAYLHHDCKPRIFHRDIKSNNILLDDKFEAHVGDFGLAKVIDMPQSKSMSAVAGSYGYIAPEYAYTMKVTEKCDIYSYGVVLLELLTGRMPVQPLEQGGDLVSWVRNYIQAHTLSPGMLDHRLDLEDENTVSHMITVMKIALLCTSMSPFDRPTMREAVLMLIESNKRIGNFESSPSHNADSSEGAQFDSSPSHHANSSDELIVHV from the exons ATGGGGTCAATCTCATATGGGTTATTTATTCTTGTTTTTCTCCTTTTGATTCATCAATGTTTGGGTGTTAACACAGAGGGTCAATTCCTTTTAGACATAAAAAGCAAATTCATTCATGGCTCTAATCATCTCAGTGATTGGAACCCTAATGATTCTACTCCTTGTGAGTGGACAGGTGTGAATTGCACCTATGATTATTATAATCCAGTGGTTTATTCTCTTAATCTCAGCTTTAAGAATCTTTCTGGCTCTTTATCTCCTAGTATAGGTGGATTGGTTGGATTGATTTATCTTGATCTTTCTTTTAATGGCTTGTCTAAAAATATCCCTAGTGAAATTGGGAATTGTTCTAATCTTCAAATTCTTCGTCTCAACAATAACCTACTTGAAGGTCAGATTCCTGTTGAATTAGTTAAACTTTCCTCTTTGACAATTTTCAATATCTCCAACAATAGAATTTCAGGCCCTTTCCCTGAAAACATTGGTGATCTTTTGTCTTTGTCTCAGTTAATTTGTTACAGTAATAACATCACTGGTTCATTGCCTGCTTCTTTTGGGAACCTGAAAAACTTGACTACTTTTAGGGCTGGGCAGAATTTGATATCAGGAAGCTTCCCTCCTGAGATTGGTGGTTGTGAGAAGTTGCAGGTTCTTGGTCTTGCTCAGAATCAATTGAGTGGAGAGATTCCGAGAGAGCTCGGAATGCTGAAGAATTTGCAGGATATAGTCCTATGGGGTAATCTGCTTTCGGGTTCTATACCGAAAGAGCTAAGCAATTGTACTAATTTGGTGACTCTTGCACTCTATGATAACAATCTTTTTGGGCCTATACCGAAAGAGCTTGGAGACCTTGTGTTTCTGCAGAAGTTATACCTCTACAGGAATCACTTGAATGGAAGCATCCCAAAAGAGATTGGGAATCTGTCTTCTGCTATAGAGATTGATTTCTCTGAGAACATGTTGACTGGAGAGATACCAATCGAATTGGCGAAGATAACCGGACTGCATTTGCTTTATCTTTTCGAAAACAAGCTAACCGGTGTGATCCCAGATGAGCTGACTACTTTGTCAAACTTGACAAGGGTTGATCTCTCAATTAACAATCTCACAGGTACAATTCCTGTTGGATTCCAGTACTTAAAGCAGTTAATCATGTTGCAGCTCTTCAACAACTCGTTGTTCGGTAGCATTCCTCAAGGCCTTGGTGTCTATGGAAAGCTATGGGTAGTTGATTTGTCAAATAACTACCTAACTGGAAACATTCCACCTCATCTTTGCAGAAATGAGTACCTGTTTTTCCTGAACATGGGATCAAATAACCTCACAGGTTATATCCCGACGAGTGTTGTTAACTGCAAGACATTGGCACAGCTATACCTTGCAGAAAATGACCTTATGGGGAACTTTCCAACTGATTTGTGTAAGCTTGTGAATCTATCTAGTCTTGATTTGGAGCAAAACAAGTTTACTGGTCCAATTCCTCCTGAGATTGGATATTGCGGCGGTTTGAAAAGGTTGCATCTTTCGGGTAACTACTTCATTGGTGAATTGCCAAGACAGATTGGTAAACTTTCTCAATTGGTGATCTTTAACGTCTCGTCGAATCTGCTAACTGGAACAATCCCACCTGAGGTCTTCAGCTGCAAGATGCTGCAAAGGCTAGATCTCAGCCGGAACAATTTTGTAGGTGTTCTGCCAAGTGAGATAGGAGGCCTTTACCAATTAGAGCTTCTCAAGCTCTCAGACAATCGGATTTCGGGTGTCATACCTCCGGAGGTAGGCAACTTAAGTCGCCTAACTGAGCTACAAATGGGAGGCAACCTATTTTCGGGTTCCATCCCAGCTGAGTTAGGTGAACTTTCGAGCTTGCAGATTGCATTAAACCTCAGCTACAACAATCTTTCTGGATCAATACCTGAGGAGCTTGGGAATCTTGTGTTACTAGAGTTCCTTTTTCTAGACAACAACCATCTGAGTGGTGAAATTCCAGGCTCTTTAACGAACCTTTCGAGTTTACTCGGATGCAACTTCTCTTACAATGACTTGAGTGGTCCTTTGCCTTCCTTGCCACTCTTTCTTAACACAGCCAACACCAGCTTTCTAGGAAACCAAGGGATTTGTGGTGGACCTCTAGTTAATTGCACTCAATCTCCATCATTTTATCCGTCTTCAGATACAGAAGTTCGAAGAGACCGCTTAGGTAAAATCATTGCTATAATTGCAGCTGTTATTGGCGGGGTTTCGCTCATTTTAATTGCAGTTATTATATACTTCATGAGACGTCCGGTTGAAATAGGTGGTCCATTGCAAGACAGGCCATTCTCCTGTCCAGTTTCGGATATTTACTTTTCTCCAAGGGAAGGTTTCACTTTCCAGGACCTGGTTTCAGCTACCAAAGGCTTCGATGACAGCTTCGTGATAGGAAGAGGAGCTTGTGGAACGGTTTATAGAGCAGTCTTGCCATGTGGTCGCACCATTGCAGTTAAAAGACTAGCATCTAACCGGGAAGGCAGCACCATTGACAATAGCTTCCGGGCTGAAATTTTGACTCTAGGCAAGATTAGGCATCGAAACATTGTGAAGTTACACGGTTTCTGCTACCACCAGGGCTCAAATCTTCTCCTATATGAGTACATGGAGAAAGGTAGTTTGGGAGAACTGCTTCACGGAGGATCATATAGCCTCGATTGGCCTACGAGATTCAAGATCGGCCTTGGATCTGCTCAGGGCCTTGCTTATCTGCATCATGATTGCAAGCCTCGTATATTTCATCGTGACATAAAGTCCAATAACATTCTGCTTGATGACAAGTTTGAAGCTCATGTTGGAGATTTCGGGTTAGCAAAAGTGATTGACATGCCACAATCTAAATCAATGTCTGCAGTTGCTGGTTCTTATGGCTACATTGCCCCCG AGTATGCGTACACGATGAAAGTGACCGAAAAATGTGACATATACAGCTACGGAGTAGTCCTTCTGGAGTTGCTGACAGGCAGAATGCCAGTGCAGCCTCTAGAGCAAGGTGGTGATCTGGTAAGCTGGGTTAGAAATTACATTCAGGCTCATACATTGTCACCAGGAATGCTTGATCACCGGCTCGATCTAGAAGATGAGAATACTGTCTCTCACATGATTACTGTGATGAAAATAGCTTTACTTTGCACAAGTATGTCTCCTTTCGATCGACCAACTATGCGAGAAGCTGTTTTGATGCTTATCGAATCGAATAAACGAATAGGAAATTTCGAGTCATCCCCGAGTCATAATGCGGATTCAAGTGAAGGAGCACAGTTTGATTCATCCCCAAGTCATCATGCTAATTCAAGTGATGAACTGATTGTACATGTCTAA